From a region of the Candidatus Blochmanniella camponoti genome:
- the ychF gene encoding redox-regulated ATPase YchF, which translates to MQIDCGIIGLPNVGKSTVFSILTNAPVKIANFPFCTIHPNISVVQIPDLRVYQLTDIVSSHETVHGKIKFVDIAGLIKGAAQGIGLGSKILNHIRTTKVLCHVVRCFDDNETVHVFNDIDPCRDVDIVNTELILFDISQCEQSICTLQKKYKLINENIEQQLLVLKKCLDYLYDGVLLRRGHFSKTERTNIEKFNFLTNKPIVYFANIDEKSVTNNIYLNKLRAFASNDGIPLISCCAMLSLLKNRGDRVETAMKQQTDILHDTVSVIFSVLDLRTFFTINSHMTRAWIYVGGMTALEAAKKVHSDFKKGFIRVQIIKFDDFIFYRGELGVKKVGKICYAGKDYCVKDGDILKFLFQI; encoded by the coding sequence ATGCAAATTGATTGTGGTATTATCGGATTACCGAATGTAGGTAAATCTACTGTATTTAGCATATTGACTAATGCACCTGTTAAAATAGCTAATTTTCCTTTTTGTACTATTCATCCCAATATATCTGTGGTTCAGATACCTGATCTGCGTGTATATCAATTAACAGATATTGTTTCGTCACATGAAACAGTGCATGGTAAGATTAAATTTGTAGATATTGCTGGTTTAATAAAAGGGGCTGCTCAAGGTATTGGTCTAGGCAGCAAAATTTTAAATCATATTCGAACAACAAAAGTATTGTGTCATGTGGTACGTTGTTTTGATGATAACGAAACTGTTCATGTTTTTAATGATATAGATCCTTGTAGAGATGTGGATATTGTTAATACTGAACTTATATTATTTGATATTTCTCAGTGCGAACAAAGTATTTGTACTTTACAAAAAAAATATAAACTTATTAACGAAAATATTGAACAGCAGCTACTTGTATTAAAAAAATGTTTGGATTATTTATATGACGGAGTTCTTTTGAGGAGGGGACATTTTTCTAAGACAGAAAGAACGAATATTGAAAAATTTAATTTTTTAACTAACAAACCAATTGTTTATTTTGCTAATATTGATGAAAAATCTGTTACGAATAATATCTATTTAAACAAATTGCGCGCATTTGCATCTAATGATGGCATACCATTAATTTCATGTTGTGCAATGTTATCTTTATTAAAAAATAGAGGTGATCGTGTTGAAACAGCTATGAAACAGCAAACAGACATATTGCATGATACAGTTAGTGTCATTTTTTCTGTGTTGGATTTACGTACTTTTTTTACCATCAATTCACATATGACACGTGCTTGGATATATGTAGGCGGAATGACTGCATTAGAAGCGGCTAAAAAAGTACATAGTGATTTTAAAAAGGGTTTTATTCGCGTTCAAATTATTAAGTTCGATGATTTTATTTTTTACCGTGGGGAATTAGGTGTAAAGAAAGTTGGAAAAATATGTTATGCAGGTAAAGATTATTGTGTGAAGGATGGGGATATATTGAAGTTTTTATTTCAAATTTAG
- the tolA gene encoding cell envelope integrity protein TolA produces MPNTPKKKNQNTVEKNILIHDKLNYQSHESNELSNLLNTLINKKKSIENNKEFKLNLTTKKNDNENNISNEIIKNNEINMYKRMISESIQKKFYNFSHYVGKQCNLRIKLAPDGTLLSVTAISGDYDLCQAAIIAAKLAKIPKPPNSDIYEIFKNTILNFSPQ; encoded by the coding sequence TTGCCCAACACCCCTAAAAAGAAAAATCAGAATACTGTCGAAAAAAATATACTAATACATGATAAATTAAATTATCAGTCTCATGAATCTAATGAACTCAGTAATTTACTGAATACATTAATTAACAAAAAAAAATCTATAGAAAATAACAAAGAATTTAAATTAAACTTGACAACAAAAAAAAATGATAATGAGAATAATATTTCAAACGAAATTATTAAAAATAATGAAATTAATATGTATAAGCGTATGATCAGTGAATCAATACAAAAAAAATTTTATAACTTTTCGCATTATGTTGGTAAACAATGTAATTTACGTATCAAATTAGCACCTGATGGCACATTATTATCAGTAACCGCTATATCTGGAGATTACGATCTATGCCAAGCAGCAATTATCGCCGCTAAATTAGCAAAAATTCCCAAACCGCCAAATTCAGATATTTATGAAATATTTAAAAACACAATATTAAATTTTTCTCCTCAATAA
- the lolB gene encoding lipoprotein insertase outer membrane protein LolB has protein sequence MYQHRCFRVLGIVMLICVSCVYHHNFSLYEDKLVCMWNNHKKSISRIFYYQTQGTIIYSVNHQKKMHFRFIWIHNNDNNYCMKLFNIFGLTIISISVENGVVCILNGIICQNNNLKNEIQKWIVDFNYFLKQLQQWIIGLPGSNVEYNLNAIGCLSHVNCCYGNKNISIYYRHYYTNSIPILPKVLDAYYDQHHIKLVINNWNVR, from the coding sequence ATGTATCAACATAGGTGTTTTCGAGTGTTGGGTATAGTGATGTTGATCTGTGTTTCCTGTGTTTATCATCATAATTTTAGTTTGTATGAAGATAAATTGGTATGTATGTGGAATAATCATAAGAAGTCAATATCCCGGATATTTTATTATCAAACACAAGGTACTATTATTTATTCAGTTAATCACCAAAAGAAGATGCATTTTAGGTTTATTTGGATTCATAATAATGATAATAATTATTGCATGAAATTATTTAATATTTTCGGGTTAACTATAATTTCTATATCTGTAGAAAATGGAGTTGTTTGTATTTTAAATGGTATAATTTGTCAAAATAATAATTTAAAAAATGAAATACAAAAATGGATTGTGGATTTCAACTATTTTTTGAAACAATTACAACAATGGATAATTGGATTACCTGGTAGTAATGTAGAATATAATCTGAATGCTATCGGCTGTTTATCTCATGTAAATTGTTGTTATGGCAATAAAAATATATCTATATATTATCGTCATTATTATACTAATAGTATACCAATTTTACCTAAAGTATTGGATGCGTATTATGATCAACATCATATTAAGCTAGTAATTAATAATTGGAATGTACGATGA
- the ybgF gene encoding tol-pal system protein YbgF, translating to MIKYIILFLCKLDIIIIMMIYFNITNNNIVYAKDVNHKIDSNQRINQLHQIYDAHSQCLIQMQQQLAENQRDIDILRGHIQDMQHHISEIVNNQSASLQHINNIPNKHNNIHHSNNIPDKLSSHSNIQKSKKMNNAMIIDVDTAYKQAVSLVLEKKQYNQAIEAFQNFIKNHPESIYQSNSHYWLGQLYYNKGNKHDAAQHFALVVKNYPKSLKASDALLKIGIIMQETEQKDKAKTIYKQVGKLYPNSNAAKQAQKRLIHLS from the coding sequence ATGATTAAATATATTATACTATTTTTATGTAAATTAGATATAATCATCATAATGATGATATATTTTAATATTACCAATAATAATATTGTATATGCTAAAGATGTAAATCATAAGATAGATAGCAATCAACGTATCAATCAATTACATCAGATATATGACGCACATAGTCAATGCTTAATTCAAATGCAACAACAATTGGCTGAAAATCAACGAGATATTGATATTTTACGTGGACATATTCAAGATATGCAACATCACATATCAGAAATTGTAAATAATCAATCAGCATCACTTCAACATATCAATAATATTCCAAATAAACATAACAATATACACCATTCTAACAATATTCCTGATAAATTATCCAGTCACTCAAACATTCAAAAATCCAAAAAAATGAATAATGCAATGATAATAGATGTAGATACTGCGTATAAACAAGCAGTATCATTAGTATTAGAAAAAAAACAATATAATCAAGCAATAGAAGCTTTCCAGAATTTCATAAAAAATCATCCAGAATCAATCTACCAATCGAATTCGCATTATTGGCTAGGACAGCTTTATTACAATAAAGGCAACAAACATGACGCTGCTCAGCATTTTGCATTAGTCGTAAAGAATTATCCTAAATCATTAAAAGCATCAGATGCATTATTAAAAATCGGTATTATCATGCAAGAAACAGAACAAAAAGACAAAGCCAAAACAATATATAAACAAGTAGGAAAATTATATCCTAATAGCAATGCGGCAAAACAAGCTCAAAAACGTCTAATACACCTATCATAA
- the ispE gene encoding 4-(cytidine 5'-diphospho)-2-C-methyl-D-erythritol kinase: MNYQWPSPGKLNLFLYVTGRRADGYHYLQTLFQLIEYGDTIKILVTNNGRIRLFTIMNDLVCCDNLIIRAAKLLQHYCWPNKKPVFGADIFLDKVLPIGSGLGGASSNAATVLMVLNQQWRCYLNKHVLMHLGLMLGADVPVFLYGRSAFAEGIGNILTPVFVPKKWYLILIPPIQISTSWGFQMYELENHCYSPSRSMRELLSVSFHNDFEEIIKKISPEIKMFFACLSQFALARLTGTGSCIFSEFKTEHLAYQVQSYLPSWINSIITRGINLSPLHQKLLKYTTYSSIIFYA; this comes from the coding sequence ATGAATTATCAATGGCCCTCTCCAGGAAAACTTAATTTATTTTTATACGTAACTGGGCGTCGTGCAGATGGCTACCATTACTTACAGACATTGTTTCAATTGATTGAGTATGGTGATACGATCAAAATACTTGTCACAAATAATGGTAGAATTCGATTATTTACTATTATGAATGATTTGGTATGTTGTGATAATTTAATTATACGAGCAGCAAAATTATTACAACATTATTGCTGGCCAAATAAAAAACCGGTATTCGGTGCAGATATTTTTCTTGATAAAGTATTGCCTATCGGCTCTGGTTTAGGAGGCGCTTCTTCTAATGCGGCAACTGTATTGATGGTACTTAATCAACAATGGCGATGTTATTTGAACAAACACGTTTTAATGCATTTAGGTTTGATGCTAGGAGCTGATGTGCCAGTTTTTCTGTACGGGCGTTCAGCATTTGCTGAAGGTATTGGAAATATATTAACACCGGTTTTTGTTCCTAAAAAATGGTACCTCATTCTCATTCCGCCGATTCAAATTAGTACTTCGTGGGGTTTTCAAATGTATGAATTAGAGAACCATTGTTATTCTCCATCTCGTTCGATGAGAGAGTTATTATCTGTTTCATTTCATAACGATTTCGAAGAAATTATAAAAAAAATATCTCCTGAAATAAAGATGTTTTTTGCGTGTTTGTCGCAATTCGCATTAGCACGACTTACAGGAACAGGATCTTGTATTTTTTCTGAATTTAAGACTGAACATCTTGCTTATCAAGTTCAAAGTTATTTACCATCATGGATCAACAGTATTATAACACGTGGAATAAATCTATCTCCATTACATCAAAAATTATTAAAATATACTACATATAGTAGTATAATTTTTTATGCATAA
- the tolB gene encoding Tol-Pal system beta propeller repeat protein TolB codes for MYLIIRKTHKLPHWLQKISLSIVLIIFLWKPALLADMHIEITCGVNAAHPIAVIPFTCVSNQYNKSISIEDIASIIAADLRNSGKFNTIPVEYLPHKPTKVSDVIPTFWEKMGINIIVLGTVHINYDESYIISYHLIDTSNNPALIISENQYSVEKKWLRYVAHSISNEIFEKLTGIKGAFCTRIAYVLRIHNDQYPYELYISDYDGHNQISICRSTEPLMSPAWSPDGKKIAYVTFASGHSELVIQTLNTGLVNNIISFPHHNGAPVFSPDCKKLAFSSSKTGSLNLYIMDLESGEIKQLTKNRNNNTEPSWFPDNQNIAYTSDQGGSPQIYKINVKTTEIQRLSWLHTSNQNPNVSSDGTFIIMVNRHQGKQNIAKLNLLTGQEEILTDTLLADTPSIAPNNTMVLYSSINKDVTTTSNLELISIDGHFKAHIQGEQGDIRFPTWSPLHLE; via the coding sequence ATGTATTTAATAATTAGAAAAACTCATAAACTGCCACATTGGTTGCAAAAAATATCTTTATCAATAGTGTTAATTATATTTTTATGGAAACCTGCGCTACTTGCAGATATGCATATTGAAATTACATGTGGAGTAAATGCTGCGCACCCCATTGCTGTAATACCTTTTACATGTGTTAGTAATCAGTATAACAAATCAATATCAATTGAAGATATAGCATCAATAATAGCTGCTGACTTACGCAATAGCGGCAAATTCAATACTATTCCTGTAGAATATTTACCACATAAACCTACTAAAGTATCCGATGTCATCCCAACTTTTTGGGAAAAAATGGGTATTAATATTATTGTATTAGGAACAGTACATATAAACTACGATGAAAGTTATATTATTTCATACCATTTAATAGATACTTCTAACAACCCTGCGTTAATAATCTCAGAAAATCAATATTCAGTAGAAAAAAAATGGCTACGCTATGTAGCCCATTCTATAAGCAATGAAATTTTTGAAAAGTTAACCGGTATAAAAGGTGCATTTTGTACACGTATTGCTTATGTTTTACGCATTCATAATGATCAATATCCCTATGAGTTATATATTTCTGATTACGATGGTCACAATCAAATTTCAATTTGCCGCTCGACAGAACCATTAATGTCTCCAGCTTGGTCTCCAGATGGAAAAAAAATTGCTTATGTTACCTTTGCTTCCGGACATTCAGAACTTGTTATTCAAACATTAAACACCGGGTTAGTTAATAATATTATTAGTTTTCCACACCATAATGGTGCCCCTGTTTTTTCTCCCGACTGCAAAAAACTAGCTTTTTCTTCATCCAAAACAGGTAGTTTAAATTTATATATTATGGATTTGGAATCTGGAGAAATTAAACAATTAACTAAAAATAGAAACAATAATACCGAACCTAGTTGGTTTCCGGATAATCAAAATATAGCCTATACTTCAGACCAAGGAGGCAGTCCACAAATATATAAAATTAATGTTAAAACTACTGAAATTCAAAGATTATCTTGGCTACATACTAGTAATCAAAATCCAAATGTTAGTTCAGATGGAACATTTATAATAATGGTTAATAGACATCAAGGAAAACAAAATATTGCTAAATTAAATTTATTAACTGGACAAGAAGAAATATTAACAGATACACTGTTAGCTGATACTCCTAGTATAGCTCCCAATAATACTATGGTACTATACAGTAGTATTAATAAGGATGTAACAACAACATCTAATTTAGAATTAATCTCTATTGATGGTCATTTTAAAGCTCATATACAAGGAGAGCAAGGAGATATACGATTTCCAACTTGGTCCCCATTACATTTAGAATAA
- a CDS encoding Bax inhibitor-1 family protein yields MDQFPRFQNTASEQVNNAIQPYILQVFGWMSCGLLLTAFVAWYASRTPAILQLLFANQIIFFSLIIGQLALVFVLSGMVTRLSGSLATTLFMLYSMLTGLTLSSVFILYTTSSISSAFVVTSGMFGAMTLYGYTTKRDLSSFGNLLFMALIGIVLASMVNLWLKNTALMWLITYVGVIIFVGLTAYDTQKLKSIGASLSIDNHDQFRKYSIIGALTLYLDFINLFLMIVRIFGNRR; encoded by the coding sequence ATGGATCAATTTCCCCGTTTTCAAAACACAGCGTCAGAACAAGTCAACAACGCAATACAACCATATATCTTGCAAGTATTTGGGTGGATGTCTTGCGGATTATTGTTGACAGCCTTTGTTGCTTGGTACGCTTCTCGAACTCCGGCAATACTTCAATTATTATTTGCCAACCAAATAATATTTTTTAGTCTGATTATTGGTCAACTAGCATTAGTATTTGTTCTGTCTGGTATGGTAACACGATTAAGTGGTTCTTTAGCAACTACCTTATTTATGTTATATTCAATGTTAACAGGTTTAACCTTATCCAGTGTATTTATACTGTATACTACGTCATCCATATCTAGCGCATTTGTCGTGACGTCCGGTATGTTCGGAGCAATGACATTATATGGGTATACTACTAAACGAGATTTAAGCAGTTTTGGTAATTTATTATTTATGGCGCTAATTGGTATAGTACTAGCCTCAATGGTTAATTTATGGTTGAAAAATACAGCTTTAATGTGGCTCATTACATATGTTGGCGTTATTATATTCGTCGGTTTAACTGCATATGATACTCAAAAACTCAAATCTATAGGAGCATCTTTATCTATAGACAATCATGATCAATTTCGTAAATACTCGATTATAGGAGCATTAACTTTATATTTAGATTTCATTAACTTATTTTTAATGATAGTTCGTATTTTTGGAAATCGGCGTTAA
- the gpmA gene encoding 2,3-diphosphoglycerate-dependent phosphoglycerate mutase has product MHITKLVLIRHGESQWNKENRFTGWVDVDLSEKGRAEAQCAGRILKKNGFFFNYGYTSVLKRAIHTLWIILDQLDQAWLPIEKSWRLNERHYGALQGLNKDEAIKEYGYETIQKWRRSFNVIPPNVCENNQFIATNDNRYANISTDELPSSESLELTLTRVIPCWNRSIIPHIKKDQTIIIVAHGNSIRAIIKFLNHLNESEIFQINVPTGVPLIYEFDRNADPIQHYYLK; this is encoded by the coding sequence ATGCATATAACTAAATTAGTTTTAATAAGACACGGAGAAAGTCAATGGAACAAAGAAAATCGATTCACTGGATGGGTTGATGTAGACTTATCAGAAAAAGGACGTGCTGAAGCGCAATGCGCTGGTAGAATATTAAAAAAAAATGGATTTTTTTTTAATTATGGATATACTTCGGTATTAAAACGAGCAATTCATACTTTATGGATCATATTAGATCAATTAGATCAGGCGTGGCTACCAATAGAAAAATCTTGGCGACTAAATGAACGTCATTATGGGGCACTACAAGGATTAAATAAAGATGAAGCCATAAAAGAATATGGCTACGAAACAATTCAAAAATGGCGTCGCAGTTTCAATGTTATTCCTCCAAATGTTTGTGAAAATAATCAGTTTATTGCAACAAATGACAATCGTTATGCTAACATCAGTACTGATGAATTACCTAGTAGTGAAAGTTTAGAACTAACCTTAACAAGAGTAATCCCTTGTTGGAACCGATCCATAATACCTCATATCAAAAAAGATCAAACAATTATTATCGTTGCCCATGGAAATTCCATACGCGCTATAATAAAGTTTCTCAATCACTTAAATGAATCAGAAATATTTCAAATTAATGTGCCAACAGGCGTTCCATTAATATATGAATTTGACAGAAACGCAGATCCCATTCAACATTATTATTTAAAATAA
- a CDS encoding ribose-phosphate pyrophosphokinase produces the protein MFPNMKLFTGNAIPELAQRIANRLYLNLGKASVGRFSDGEVSVQINENVRGGDVFIIQSTCAPTNDNLMELIVMVDALKRASAARITAVIPYFGYARQDRRVRSARVPITSRVVANFLSSVGVDRILTVDLHAEQIQGFFDVPVDNVFGSPILLEDMMQQNFNNPIVVSPDIGGVVRARAIAKLLNDTDMAIIDKRRSRANISQVMHIIGDICNRDCILVDDMIDTGGTLCKAADVLKERGARRVFAYTTHPIFSGDAYENIQNSMIDEIIVCDTIPLKPRIKSLSNVRVLTLSGMLAETIRRISNEESISAMFDH, from the coding sequence ATGTTTCCAAATATGAAACTGTTTACTGGAAATGCTATTCCAGAATTAGCCCAACGTATTGCTAATAGATTATACCTTAATCTCGGTAAGGCTTCTGTTGGTCGTTTTAGTGATGGAGAAGTAAGTGTTCAAATTAATGAGAACGTGCGTGGTGGAGATGTGTTTATTATTCAATCGACTTGTGCTCCAACAAATGATAATTTAATGGAATTAATTGTTATGGTTGATGCATTAAAACGCGCATCAGCCGCTAGAATTACTGCTGTAATTCCTTATTTTGGATACGCTCGTCAAGATCGAAGAGTGCGATCTGCTAGAGTGCCTATTACTTCTAGAGTTGTAGCAAATTTTCTATCTAGTGTAGGAGTGGATCGCATTTTAACGGTAGATTTACATGCTGAACAAATACAAGGATTTTTTGATGTGCCAGTAGATAATGTTTTCGGTAGTCCAATCTTATTGGAAGATATGATGCAACAGAATTTTAATAATCCTATTGTAGTATCCCCAGATATTGGAGGAGTAGTACGTGCTCGTGCTATTGCAAAATTACTGAACGATACTGATATGGCAATTATAGACAAACGAAGGTCTCGCGCTAATATTTCTCAAGTTATGCATATTATTGGAGATATATGTAATCGTGACTGTATATTGGTAGATGACATGATTGATACTGGGGGAACATTGTGTAAAGCTGCAGATGTTTTGAAAGAAAGAGGAGCTCGCCGAGTATTTGCGTACACTACCCACCCAATTTTTTCTGGAGATGCTTATGAGAATATTCAAAATTCTATGATAGATGAAATTATTGTTTGCGACACTATTCCATTAAAACCAAGAATAAAATCTTTGTCTAATGTGCGTGTGTTAACTTTATCTGGTATGCTTGCTGAAACAATTCGACGTATTAGCAATGAGGAATCAATTTCTGCTATGTTTGATCATTAA
- the pal gene encoding peptidoglycan-associated lipoprotein Pal, with protein MKPNNFFKQLIFAISVSVVLTACSSLSQYDTATPNQKNIELNHFKHLSTKNNRVVDEQIQLKTQELKSNNVIYFPLDQYDIPSNFFYSLNIHANFLYNNPLQHIKIEGHADERGTPEYNIALGERRANSVKSYLQSKGVLSEQMLTISYGKEKPAVLGQNEEAYSKNRRVVLIYK; from the coding sequence ATGAAACCAAATAATTTTTTTAAACAACTAATATTCGCGATAAGTGTGAGCGTAGTACTAACTGCATGTTCTTCATTATCTCAGTACGATACTGCTACTCCTAATCAAAAAAACATTGAATTAAATCATTTTAAACATCTTAGTACAAAGAATAATAGAGTAGTCGATGAACAAATACAATTAAAAACACAAGAATTAAAATCCAATAATGTTATTTATTTTCCTTTAGATCAATATGATATTCCTTCTAATTTTTTTTACTCATTAAACATCCATGCCAATTTTTTATATAATAATCCATTGCAACATATTAAAATTGAAGGTCATGCTGATGAACGTGGTACTCCGGAATACAATATTGCATTGGGTGAACGTCGAGCTAACTCTGTAAAATCATACCTCCAAAGTAAAGGTGTATTATCTGAACAAATGTTAACTATATCTTATGGTAAAGAAAAACCAGCTGTATTAGGACAAAACGAAGAAGCTTATTCTAAAAATAGACGTGTTGTATTAATATATAAATAA
- the pth gene encoding aminoacyl-tRNA hydrolase — MTIKLIAGLGNSETSYFNTRHNFGSRYVKSLATRYKVILSKNTILCGYIGRLKLETNIVHLLIPDSYMNNNGLSISKCVDFYQLCPQEILIAHDDLDLPPGAMRIKLGKNVNNSHRGVKDVIVKLHNKYDFYRLRIGIGHPGNKSKVIDFVLNKPTTYEKYRINHVINEAILHTESIVNKKFIKVMNQLHSYKPDVAWKY; from the coding sequence ATGACTATTAAGCTTATTGCTGGATTAGGAAATTCTGAAACGAGTTATTTTAATACCAGGCATAATTTTGGTTCCAGATATGTTAAATCTTTAGCAACAAGGTATAAGGTAATACTAAGTAAAAATACTATATTGTGTGGATATATTGGGCGATTAAAATTAGAAACCAATATTGTACATTTATTAATACCAGATTCGTATATGAACAATAATGGACTTTCAATATCTAAATGTGTTGATTTTTATCAATTATGTCCACAGGAAATATTGATTGCACATGATGATCTTGATTTACCGCCTGGTGCAATGCGTATTAAATTAGGTAAAAACGTTAATAACAGTCATCGTGGCGTAAAGGACGTCATTGTTAAACTTCATAATAAATATGATTTTTATCGTTTACGTATTGGGATAGGTCATCCTGGTAACAAAAGTAAAGTCATTGACTTTGTATTAAATAAACCAACTACTTATGAGAAATATAGGATTAACCATGTAATTAATGAAGCAATACTACATACTGAAAGTATAGTTAATAAAAAATTTATTAAAGTTATGAATCAACTACATTCCTATAAGCCTGATGTTGCATGGAAATATTAA
- the pgl gene encoding 6-phosphogluconolactonase gives MIQIVYVVSPESQQIHVWKLDSIYGLLELMQVIYTYGHAQPMAVHPNKRFLYVGIRPNFGITTYRIDQMGLLTDNGTIEILSSPTHLISDKKGAFLYCTSYRNHTVSVIPISMSGMLLSSPIQIIEGLLGCHSANIDKFKALLWVPCLQENAIRLFNINSFGMLTPYDPSIIKMNIGSGPRHMTFYDFDCYAYVINELTSTVDVIKYDNFQKTPSIVQTVSIIPKNININRGWAADIHITPNGRWLYCSDRSVNIISCLEISKKTKKLKFVGYQLTEEQPRGFAIDYQGKFLVAAGQKSNYISLYKIDSDNGKLTMLSRYSSGKGPMWISIMALNCK, from the coding sequence ATGATACAAATTGTTTATGTAGTGAGCCCGGAAAGTCAACAAATTCACGTTTGGAAATTAGATAGTATTTATGGGCTACTAGAATTAATGCAGGTGATATATACTTACGGACATGCACAACCTATGGCTGTGCATCCTAATAAACGATTTTTATATGTTGGAATACGTCCCAATTTTGGAATTACTACTTATCGTATCGATCAGATGGGGTTGTTAACGGATAATGGAACAATTGAGATCCTCAGTAGTCCCACTCATTTGATTAGCGACAAAAAGGGTGCATTTTTGTATTGCACATCTTATAGGAATCACACGGTGAGTGTGATTCCTATAAGTATGTCAGGAATGCTTCTTAGTAGTCCTATACAAATTATAGAAGGTCTGTTGGGGTGTCATTCTGCAAATATAGATAAATTCAAAGCATTACTTTGGGTTCCTTGTCTGCAGGAGAATGCTATTAGGTTATTTAACATAAATTCGTTTGGAATGTTGACACCATACGATCCATCTATTATTAAAATGAATATTGGTTCTGGTCCACGCCATATGACTTTCTATGATTTCGATTGTTACGCATATGTCATTAATGAATTAACGAGTACTGTTGATGTTATCAAATATGATAATTTTCAAAAAACTCCAAGTATCGTTCAAACAGTAAGTATAATTCCTAAAAATATCAACATTAACCGAGGTTGGGCAGCTGATATACATATCACTCCTAATGGGCGTTGGTTATATTGTTCTGATAGATCTGTTAATATTATTAGTTGTTTGGAGATCTCTAAAAAGACAAAAAAATTGAAATTTGTTGGTTATCAACTCACCGAGGAACAACCGCGTGGTTTTGCAATTGATTATCAGGGAAAGTTTTTAGTAGCCGCAGGTCAAAAATCAAATTATATCTCTTTATATAAGATTGATTCAGATAATGGAAAATTAACTATGTTGTCTCGTTATTCATCAGGAAAGGGTCCTATGTGGATTAGTATTATGGCGTTGAATTGCAAATGA